A window from Sphingobium sp. EM0848 encodes these proteins:
- the paoC gene encoding aldehyde oxidoreductase molybdenum-binding subunit PaoC: MKFDSPAAANPIDRGRVIGIPHDRIEGAAKVTGTAPYAYERHDAAPNPAYGWIVGAAIAKGRISAMDLHAAQAAPGVLGIVTHQNAGPLGKGDMNTAHLLGGPQIEHYEQAVALVVADTLENARDAAQLIRIDYAPEKGRFDLAVERDRAAAPDSLLGGPPDTHAGDFESAFAKAAVKIDQSYTTPDQSHAMMEPHATTAAWNGDKLTLWTSNQMIAWSVGEMAQTLKIPRENIRLISPYIGGGFGAKLFLRADALLAALGSRLVGRPVKVAIARPQIPNNTTHRPATIQRIRIGADKHGVIDAIAHEVWSGDLPGGGAEGAAQQTRLLYRGANRLTAHRLATLDLPEGNAMRAPGEAVGLLALEVAMDELAEACGVDPVELRIRNDVQYDPEAGPQRPFSSRKLVECLRQGAERFGWSHRNPRPGQVRDGRWLVGMGVASAFRNNLVMKSGARIGVDAKGHVIVETDMTDIGTGSYTIIGQTAAEMLGVPLEAVTVRLGDSRFPASAGSGGQWGANSATAGVYAAAMALRAKLAEKAGFPADKALFEDGLVRLGNQAQPLGALAGREGLWAEDSMEYGDLTQRYVQATFGAHFCEVGVDIDTTEVRIRRMGGAFAAGRILNPKSARSQVIGAMTMGVGAALMEELSVDTRFGFFVNHDMAEYLVPVHADIPDQDVLFIEELDDKSSPMKAKGVGELGICGAGAAVANAIYNATGARLRDYPLTIDRILAASTGKRVA, encoded by the coding sequence ATGAAGTTCGATTCTCCCGCCGCCGCCAACCCGATCGACCGGGGCCGTGTCATCGGTATTCCCCATGACCGGATCGAAGGCGCCGCAAAAGTCACCGGCACCGCGCCCTACGCCTATGAACGCCATGACGCCGCGCCCAATCCGGCCTATGGCTGGATCGTGGGTGCCGCCATCGCCAAGGGGCGGATCAGCGCCATGGACCTGCACGCCGCGCAAGCCGCGCCCGGCGTTCTGGGCATCGTCACCCATCAAAATGCCGGGCCGCTCGGCAAGGGCGATATGAACACCGCCCATCTGCTCGGCGGGCCGCAGATCGAGCATTATGAACAGGCGGTGGCACTGGTCGTTGCCGACACGCTGGAAAATGCGCGGGATGCCGCCCAGCTCATCCGTATCGATTATGCGCCGGAAAAGGGCCGCTTCGACCTTGCAGTGGAGCGGGACCGGGCGGCCGCGCCCGACAGCCTGCTGGGTGGCCCTCCCGACACGCACGCCGGCGATTTCGAGAGTGCTTTTGCCAAGGCGGCGGTGAAGATCGACCAGAGCTACACCACCCCCGACCAAAGCCATGCGATGATGGAGCCGCACGCGACGACCGCCGCATGGAATGGCGACAAGCTCACGCTTTGGACGTCCAACCAGATGATTGCGTGGAGCGTCGGCGAAATGGCGCAGACGCTGAAAATCCCTAGGGAGAATATCCGCCTCATCTCGCCCTATATCGGCGGAGGCTTTGGCGCGAAGCTGTTCCTGCGCGCCGATGCGCTGCTGGCGGCGCTGGGGTCGCGGCTGGTCGGCCGGCCGGTCAAGGTGGCGATCGCCCGTCCGCAAATCCCCAACAACACCACCCATCGGCCCGCCACCATCCAGCGCATCCGAATCGGTGCGGACAAGCATGGCGTGATCGACGCCATCGCCCATGAGGTCTGGTCCGGCGACTTGCCCGGTGGCGGCGCGGAAGGCGCGGCGCAGCAGACGCGCCTGCTCTATCGTGGCGCCAACCGGCTGACGGCGCACCGGCTCGCGACGCTCGACCTTCCGGAAGGCAATGCGATGCGCGCGCCGGGCGAGGCCGTGGGCCTGCTGGCGCTGGAAGTCGCGATGGATGAACTGGCGGAGGCCTGTGGCGTTGATCCGGTCGAACTGCGCATCCGCAACGATGTGCAATATGATCCCGAAGCCGGACCGCAGCGCCCCTTCTCCAGCCGCAAGCTGGTCGAATGTCTCCGCCAGGGCGCGGAACGCTTCGGCTGGAGCCATCGCAACCCCAGGCCCGGACAGGTCCGTGACGGGCGCTGGCTGGTCGGCATGGGCGTCGCTTCGGCCTTCCGCAACAATCTGGTCATGAAATCGGGCGCGCGCATCGGCGTCGATGCAAAGGGGCATGTCATCGTCGAAACCGACATGACCGATATCGGCACCGGCAGCTACACGATCATCGGCCAGACGGCGGCGGAGATGCTGGGCGTGCCGCTGGAGGCCGTGACCGTGCGGCTGGGCGACAGCCGCTTTCCGGCATCGGCCGGATCGGGTGGGCAATGGGGCGCGAACAGCGCCACGGCGGGCGTCTATGCCGCCGCCATGGCCCTGCGTGCGAAGCTGGCGGAAAAGGCGGGCTTCCCGGCCGACAAGGCGTTGTTCGAGGATGGGCTGGTGCGTCTTGGCAATCAGGCCCAGCCGCTCGGCGCGCTGGCCGGGCGTGAGGGGCTGTGGGCGGAGGACAGCATGGAATATGGCGACCTCACCCAACGCTATGTCCAGGCCACTTTCGGCGCGCATTTCTGCGAGGTCGGCGTGGACATCGATACGACCGAGGTTCGCATCCGGCGCATGGGCGGGGCCTTTGCCGCGGGGCGCATCCTCAACCCCAAATCGGCACGCAGTCAGGTGATCGGCGCCATGACCATGGGCGTCGGCGCGGCGCTGATGGAGGAACTGTCCGTCGACACCCGCTTCGGCTTTTTCGTCAATCACGACATGGCCGAATATCTGGTGCCGGTCCATGCCGACATTCCCGATCAGGACGTGCTGTTCATCGAGGAACTGGACGACAAAAGCTCTCCCATGAAGGCGAAGGGCGTCGGTGAACTGGGCATTTGCGGGGCGGGGGCGGCGGTCGCCAATGCGATCTACAACGCCACGGGCGCGCGCCTGCGGGATTATCCGCTGACGATCGACAGGATTCTGGCTGCGTCAACGGGCAAAAGGGTCGCTTGA
- a CDS encoding xanthine dehydrogenase family protein subunit M — MRPFTYSRAGSVEEAAKTAAGTQGARFIAGGTNLLDLMKLQIETPTHLIDVNHLGLDRIEPTAEGGLRIGAMVRNTDLAADATVRRDYAVLSRALLAGASGQLRNKATTGGNLLQRTRCPYFYDTRMPCNRRKPGSGCGALKGMSRSLAILGTSEACIAQHPSDMAVALRLLDAGVDTVSADGSRRTIPIADFHRLPGDTPEVENALRPGELITSVTLPKPLGGTHIYRKVRDRASYAFALVSVAAVFAKDGKARFAFGGIATKPWRSDAADASASSGAAAVAEAALNGARPTAHNAFKQQLTTRVLASIYRQKEA, encoded by the coding sequence ATGAGGCCCTTCACCTACAGCCGCGCCGGTAGCGTCGAGGAGGCGGCGAAGACCGCCGCCGGGACGCAGGGCGCTCGCTTCATCGCGGGCGGCACCAATCTGCTCGACCTGATGAAGCTGCAGATCGAAACGCCGACCCATTTGATCGACGTCAATCATCTCGGCCTCGACCGGATCGAGCCGACGGCGGAGGGCGGCCTGCGCATCGGTGCCATGGTGCGCAATACCGATCTTGCCGCCGATGCGACTGTCCGGCGCGACTATGCGGTGCTGAGCCGCGCGCTGCTCGCCGGTGCTTCGGGCCAGCTCCGCAACAAGGCGACGACGGGCGGCAACCTGCTTCAGCGTACCCGTTGCCCCTATTTCTACGACACCCGCATGCCGTGCAACAGGCGCAAGCCCGGCAGCGGCTGCGGCGCGCTCAAAGGCATGAGCCGCAGCCTGGCGATTCTGGGTACGAGCGAGGCCTGCATTGCTCAGCATCCGTCCGACATGGCGGTCGCGCTGCGCCTGCTCGATGCCGGCGTTGACACGGTGAGCGCCGATGGCAGCCGCCGGACGATACCGATCGCGGATTTTCATCGGCTGCCCGGCGACACCCCTGAAGTGGAAAATGCGCTCCGGCCCGGCGAGCTCATCACGTCGGTCACGCTGCCCAAACCGCTGGGCGGCACCCATATCTATCGCAAGGTCCGCGACCGCGCCTCCTACGCCTTCGCGCTGGTTTCGGTCGCGGCGGTGTTCGCCAAAGACGGCAAGGCCCGTTTCGCTTTCGGGGGCATAGCGACCAAGCCCTGGCGTAGCGACGCCGCCGATGCTTCGGCCTCCTCCGGCGCGGCGGCGGTGGCCGAAGCGGCCCTGAACGGCGCGCGCCCGACCGCGCATAATGCGTTCAAGCAGCAATTGACCACGCGCGTCCTCGCCTCGATCTATCGGCAAAAGGAGGCTTGA
- a CDS encoding S9 family peptidase yields the protein MNAPTADRRQHSFSHHGITVEDPYAWLRDPGYPEVKDKDVLSYLEEENSFFEAAMQPHKALTDALFEEMKGRIKEDDSSVPQKDGDYIYWRSFEIGAQYRKWYRKPVAGGEDQLILDEPVLAEGHDYFRLGAMSVSPDGRYLAYAIDNNGSERFEARIKDLFTGEILPEIIPDTLSSLVWTSDSKGLLYGIANDQWRTDNARLHWLGQPVESDIELFHEDDEGFRVSVGLTSSEKWIVIATGDHVTTEAWLLPADNPTAEPLLVAARKPGREYEVDEHEGTLYIRTNDTHPNFRLVKSTLATPGEWEEVIASDPHFYLTDFTLFKGFYVTEGRQDGLDQIELRDYATHTPKRIPFPEASYSASLDDNPEYDVTKLRIGYESMVTPDTIYDYHLATGDLEVLKVQEIPSGYDATRYTTERLTIPARDGTQIPVSIVYPRDLPRDGSAPLHLYGYGAYGIAMEPGFSTSRLSLLDRGFAFALAHIRGGDDLGQQWYLDGKLDKRTNSFTDFVDVAKGLIDLHYTAKGRISISGGSAGGELMGAVVNSDPDLWGAVVAHVPFVDVLNTMLDETLPLTPGEWPEWGNPIEDKDAFETILSYDPYSNVSVQDYPPLMVTAGLNDPRVTYWEPAKWVAKLRATKTDGNILLLKTNMGAGHGGKSGRFESLHETAEEFAFILWQLGVAD from the coding sequence ATGAACGCTCCTACCGCCGACCGCCGCCAGCACAGCTTCTCCCACCACGGCATCACGGTGGAGGACCCCTATGCGTGGCTGCGCGATCCCGGCTATCCGGAGGTGAAGGACAAGGATGTGCTGTCCTATCTGGAGGAAGAAAACAGCTTCTTCGAAGCCGCGATGCAGCCGCACAAGGCGCTGACCGACGCGCTGTTCGAGGAGATGAAGGGCCGCATCAAGGAAGATGACAGCTCGGTCCCGCAGAAGGACGGCGACTATATCTACTGGCGCTCGTTCGAGATCGGCGCGCAATATCGCAAATGGTATCGCAAGCCCGTAGCCGGGGGTGAGGACCAGCTGATCCTCGATGAACCCGTTCTGGCGGAGGGGCATGACTATTTCCGCCTTGGCGCCATGTCGGTCAGCCCGGACGGCCGGTATCTCGCCTATGCCATCGACAATAATGGCTCCGAACGGTTCGAGGCGCGGATCAAGGATCTGTTCACCGGCGAAATCCTGCCCGAAATCATCCCCGACACCCTGTCCTCGTTGGTGTGGACGAGCGACAGCAAGGGGCTTCTCTACGGCATTGCCAACGACCAATGGCGCACAGACAATGCCCGCCTCCACTGGCTGGGCCAGCCGGTGGAAAGCGACATAGAACTGTTCCACGAAGATGATGAGGGCTTCCGCGTTTCGGTCGGCCTCACTTCTTCCGAAAAGTGGATCGTGATCGCGACCGGCGACCATGTGACCACCGAAGCCTGGCTGCTCCCCGCCGACAATCCCACGGCCGAGCCGCTGCTCGTCGCCGCCCGCAAGCCCGGCCGCGAATATGAGGTCGATGAGCATGAGGGCACGCTCTACATCCGCACCAACGACACCCATCCCAATTTCCGGCTGGTGAAGTCGACCCTCGCCACCCCCGGCGAGTGGGAAGAGGTGATCGCCTCCGACCCGCATTTCTATCTGACCGACTTCACCCTGTTCAAAGGCTTCTACGTCACCGAAGGGCGGCAGGACGGCCTCGACCAGATCGAGCTGCGCGACTATGCGACCCACACGCCCAAGCGCATTCCCTTCCCGGAGGCCAGCTATTCGGCCTCGCTGGACGACAATCCCGAATATGACGTGACCAAGCTGCGCATCGGCTATGAATCGATGGTCACGCCCGACACCATCTACGACTATCATCTGGCGACGGGCGATCTCGAAGTCCTGAAGGTGCAGGAAATCCCGTCCGGCTATGACGCGACCCGCTATACCACCGAGCGGCTGACGATCCCGGCGCGCGACGGCACGCAAATCCCGGTGTCGATCGTCTATCCCAGGGACCTCCCCCGCGACGGCAGCGCGCCGCTGCACCTCTATGGCTATGGCGCCTATGGCATTGCGATGGAGCCGGGCTTCTCCACCAGCCGTCTCTCCCTTCTGGATCGGGGCTTCGCCTTCGCGCTGGCGCATATTCGCGGCGGCGACGATCTCGGCCAGCAATGGTATCTCGACGGGAAGCTCGACAAGCGCACCAATAGCTTCACCGATTTCGTGGACGTGGCGAAGGGGCTGATCGACCTCCATTACACCGCAAAGGGCAGGATCAGCATCTCCGGCGGCTCGGCGGGCGGCGAGCTGATGGGCGCGGTCGTCAACAGCGATCCCGATCTCTGGGGCGCGGTCGTCGCGCATGTGCCCTTTGTCGACGTCCTCAACACCATGCTGGACGAGACGCTGCCGCTGACGCCGGGCGAATGGCCAGAATGGGGCAACCCCATCGAGGACAAGGACGCGTTCGAAACCATCCTCTCCTACGACCCCTACAGCAATGTGAGCGTGCAGGATTACCCGCCGCTGATGGTCACGGCCGGTCTTAACGATCCGCGCGTCACCTATTGGGAACCGGCCAAATGGGTTGCGAAGCTGCGCGCCACCAAGACCGACGGCAATATCCTGCTGCTCAAGACCAATATGGGCGCGGGCCATGGCGGCAAATCGGGCCGCTTCGAAAGCCTCCACGAAACGGCGGAGGAGTTCGCCTTCATCCTCTGGCAACTGGGCGTCGCTGACTGA
- the paoA gene encoding aldehyde dehydrogenase iron-sulfur subunit PaoA: MTAEPLTRRSLLQSSAAAAAALPALGEAQAAPARHPSAGKEGASMTAVGLTVNGREVHLQLDPRTTLLDALREHLHLTGTKKGCDHGQCGACTVIVEGRRINSCLTLAVMHEGERITTIEGLGTPEKLHPMQRAFITHDGYQCGYCTPGQICSAVAVLEEIEAGIPSHATDDLAHVAFSDGEVRERMSGNICRCAAYPNIIAAIRDVAKGEKA, translated from the coding sequence ATGACCGCCGAACCGTTGACGCGCCGCAGCCTGCTCCAGAGCAGCGCAGCCGCGGCCGCAGCGCTCCCTGCTCTGGGTGAAGCGCAAGCCGCCCCGGCGCGCCATCCGTCGGCCGGGAAGGAAGGAGCATCCATGACAGCCGTAGGACTGACCGTGAATGGCCGCGAGGTACATCTTCAGCTCGACCCGCGCACCACTTTGCTCGATGCGCTGCGCGAGCATCTGCACCTGACCGGCACGAAAAAGGGCTGCGACCATGGGCAATGTGGCGCCTGCACGGTGATCGTGGAGGGAAGGCGCATCAATAGCTGCCTCACCCTTGCGGTGATGCATGAGGGGGAGCGCATCACGACCATCGAAGGGCTCGGCACGCCCGAGAAGCTTCATCCGATGCAGCGCGCCTTCATCACCCATGACGGCTATCAGTGCGGCTATTGCACGCCGGGCCAGATCTGCTCGGCAGTGGCGGTGCTGGAGGAGATTGAGGCGGGCATCCCCAGCCATGCGACGGACGATCTCGCCCATGTCGCCTTTTCCGACGGGGAGGTGCGCGAGCGGATGAGCGGCAATATCTGCCGCTGCGCCGCCTATCCCAACATCATCGCCGCGATTCGTGACGTCGCGAAGGGAGAAAAGGCATGA
- a CDS encoding thioesterase family protein, with translation MPSTYSRTFTAGPAHIDVLGHVNNAVWVQWMEQVATEHWTRDAAPEHVDAYVWVVTRHEIDYRGNVQQGETVSVRTWIPEGPRGARFDRHMEFTGPDGKVKVAARSTWAIIDKETGRILRVPPEVAAPFLDA, from the coding sequence ATGCCCTCCACCTACTCCCGCACCTTCACCGCAGGCCCCGCGCATATCGATGTCCTCGGCCATGTGAACAATGCGGTCTGGGTCCAGTGGATGGAGCAGGTCGCGACCGAGCACTGGACCCGCGATGCCGCGCCGGAGCATGTCGACGCCTATGTCTGGGTCGTGACCCGACACGAAATCGACTATCGCGGCAATGTACAGCAAGGCGAGACGGTTTCCGTCCGCACCTGGATTCCCGAAGGTCCGCGCGGCGCCCGCTTCGACCGGCACATGGAATTCACTGGCCCCGACGGCAAGGTGAAGGTCGCGGCCAGGTCGACCTGGGCGATCATCGACAAGGAAACGGGCCGCATCCTCCGGGTTCCTCCCGAAGTCGCGGCCCCCTTCCTCGACGCTTAA
- a CDS encoding TonB-dependent receptor: MKYLPLSLALAAIPTVACADEAPDTARIIVTGEGLSLPPGTPAYGSVVIDRDRLTNGASGRIESILGDVAGFQQFRRSDSRSANPSAQGATLRALGGNASSRTLVLLDGVPIADPFFGYIPFSALVPDRLSVVRMTRGGGVGAFGAGAVAGIIELASATRDQLPTFAASAFYGSKDATELSASITPDLGGGYVSLSGRWDRGDGFQTTPKDQRVATTAPAAYDGWSTNLRAVAPLSATSEIQFRGTLFHDDRTLRFKGADSMSEGQDASIRFISRGAWQVDALAYIQARNFSNIVISSTSFRKSLDQRNTPSTGLGGKIELRPPVGPDHVLRIGADTRFATGDMYEDAYNANIAANPVTFRRHAGGDQITTGLFAEDDWTLGRLILTGGARADHWSISNGFFRQVSATTGAVTANSFADRSDWQFSGRAGALYRISDAVALRGAGYTGFRLPTLNELYRPFVVFPVTTQANAALNPEKLRGVEAGIDLSPVSGITLSATGFINRLDDAIANVTTGTNTRQRQNVDRITAKGIELTASGRIADFLLSASYAYSHSTVHAPGMAFDGFTPAQSPRHSASATLAWEPKQGPTLSATLRYVSKQYEDDLQAYVLPDALTVDAVARLPLGHGVTLIARGENLFDEKVYTRLGTDGSIDLGTPRTLWIGVRFGR; this comes from the coding sequence ATGAAATATCTTCCGCTGTCACTTGCGCTGGCCGCGATCCCGACTGTCGCATGTGCCGACGAGGCGCCCGATACGGCCCGGATCATCGTGACGGGGGAGGGGCTGTCCCTGCCGCCGGGGACGCCGGCCTATGGATCTGTGGTGATCGACCGGGATCGGCTGACGAACGGCGCGTCGGGGCGGATCGAGAGCATATTGGGCGACGTGGCGGGGTTCCAGCAGTTCCGCCGCTCGGACAGCCGCTCGGCCAATCCTTCGGCGCAGGGGGCGACATTGCGGGCGTTGGGCGGCAATGCGTCCAGCCGAACGCTGGTGCTGCTGGACGGCGTGCCCATCGCCGATCCATTTTTCGGCTACATCCCGTTCAGCGCGCTGGTGCCCGACCGCCTGTCGGTGGTGCGGATGACACGCGGCGGCGGGGTCGGCGCCTTTGGCGCGGGCGCGGTGGCGGGGATCATCGAACTCGCCAGCGCCACCCGCGACCAACTGCCGACCTTCGCCGCGAGCGCTTTCTACGGCAGCAAGGACGCGACCGAACTTTCCGCCAGCATCACCCCCGATCTTGGCGGCGGCTATGTCTCGCTTTCGGGCCGCTGGGACCGGGGCGACGGGTTCCAGACCACGCCGAAGGACCAGCGCGTCGCCACGACCGCGCCCGCCGCCTATGACGGCTGGTCGACGAACCTGCGCGCCGTGGCGCCGCTCTCCGCCACATCGGAAATCCAGTTTCGCGGTACGCTTTTCCACGATGACCGCACGCTGCGCTTCAAGGGCGCGGACAGCATGAGCGAGGGGCAGGACGCTTCCATCCGCTTCATTTCGCGCGGGGCGTGGCAGGTCGATGCGCTGGCCTATATTCAGGCGCGCAACTTCTCCAACATCGTGATTTCCTCCACCAGCTTCCGCAAGTCGCTGGACCAGCGCAACACGCCCTCGACCGGGCTGGGCGGCAAGATCGAACTGCGCCCGCCTGTGGGCCCCGATCATGTGCTGCGCATCGGCGCCGATACCCGCTTCGCCACGGGCGACATGTATGAGGACGCGTATAACGCCAATATTGCCGCCAATCCGGTGACCTTTCGTCGCCATGCCGGGGGCGATCAGATCACCACCGGCCTCTTTGCCGAGGATGACTGGACGCTGGGCCGCCTCATCCTGACCGGCGGGGCGCGGGCCGATCACTGGAGCATCAGCAACGGCTTCTTCCGGCAAGTCAGCGCGACGACGGGTGCGGTGACCGCCAACAGCTTCGCCGACCGTTCCGACTGGCAATTTTCGGGAAGGGCCGGGGCGCTCTACCGGATCAGCGACGCTGTCGCCCTGCGCGGGGCGGGCTATACCGGGTTCCGCCTGCCGACGCTCAATGAACTCTACCGGCCCTTCGTGGTTTTCCCGGTCACGACCCAGGCCAATGCCGCGCTCAATCCGGAGAAGCTGAGGGGCGTGGAAGCGGGCATCGACCTCAGCCCCGTGAGCGGCATCACCCTCTCGGCTACCGGGTTCATCAACCGCCTTGATGACGCCATCGCCAATGTCACCACCGGCACCAACACGCGCCAGCGGCAGAATGTCGACCGCATCACTGCGAAGGGGATCGAACTGACCGCATCGGGCCGCATTGCCGATTTCCTGCTCTCGGCCTCCTATGCCTATAGCCACAGCACGGTCCATGCGCCGGGCATGGCCTTTGACGGTTTCACCCCCGCGCAAAGTCCGCGCCATTCCGCCAGCGCGACACTTGCTTGGGAACCGAAGCAGGGTCCGACGCTCTCCGCCACGTTGCGCTATGTCAGCAAGCAATATGAGGATGACCTTCAGGCCTATGTACTGCCCGATGCGCTGACGGTCGATGCCGTCGCGCGGCTGCCGCTGGGCCATGGCGTGACCTTGATCGCCAGAGGCGAGAATCTGTTTGATGAAAAGGTCTATACCCGGCTGGGCACCGACGGCTCGATCGATCTCGGCACGCCGCGGACCCTGTGGATCGGCGTCAGATTCGGCCGATAA
- a CDS encoding aminopeptidase P family protein has protein sequence MSSYEDRLKALRAQLVRDKLDGFVVPLTDEHMSEYVGAYAQRLAWLTGFQGSAGSAVVLPEEAAIFVDGRYTLQVREQVDGAHWQYESVPQTSVAAWLGEHAPAGGRIGYDPWLHTRAWVKAASEALAERGAELVAIDTNPVDAVWPDRPAPSDAKLVVHEDRYAGQSAAEKRQAMADWLIAKHADAAVLSALDSLAWTFNIRGKDVERTPVALAYAIVHADATADLYVAPEKIDEAVVKHLGNAVRVHDRADFALALAGFAGKTVAADPERAVAAIFEALDAGGAHVLALRDPAVLPKAVKNPVEIAGHRAAQARDGAALSRFLHWIAVEAPKGGVDELGAAAKLEAFRKETGLLEDLSFDTISGAGPNGAVVHYRVEEKTNRPIETGSFYLVDSGGQYRDGTTDVTRTIAIGTPSEEMKRRFTLVLKGHIALGRAQFPKGTRGGQLDVLARQFLWAEGLDYAHGTGHGVGSFLSVHEGPQRIATFGGGDEPLQAGMILSNEPGYYKTGEYGIRIENLVLVEPRNMAGAEREMLGFETLTFAPIDRNAIAVELLTGEERGWLDAYHARVVEIVGPQLEGTTLDWLKAACAPL, from the coding sequence ATGTCTAGCTATGAAGATCGGCTGAAAGCCCTGCGCGCCCAACTGGTGCGCGATAAATTGGATGGCTTTGTCGTGCCGCTGACCGATGAGCATATGAGCGAATATGTGGGCGCCTATGCGCAGCGGCTGGCGTGGCTGACAGGATTTCAGGGTTCGGCGGGCAGCGCGGTGGTGCTGCCGGAGGAAGCGGCGATCTTCGTCGACGGGCGCTATACGCTTCAGGTGCGCGAGCAGGTGGACGGCGCGCACTGGCAATATGAGAGCGTGCCGCAGACATCCGTGGCGGCGTGGCTGGGCGAACATGCCCCGGCCGGGGGACGGATCGGCTACGATCCCTGGCTGCACACGCGCGCCTGGGTGAAGGCCGCGAGCGAGGCTCTGGCGGAGCGCGGCGCGGAGCTGGTCGCGATCGACACCAATCCGGTCGACGCGGTGTGGCCGGACCGCCCCGCCCCCAGCGACGCCAAGCTGGTGGTGCATGAGGACCGCTATGCCGGGCAGTCGGCGGCGGAGAAACGGCAGGCGATGGCCGACTGGCTGATCGCGAAACATGCCGATGCGGCGGTGCTGTCGGCGCTGGATTCGCTGGCATGGACCTTCAACATCCGCGGCAAGGATGTGGAGCGGACGCCGGTGGCACTGGCCTATGCCATCGTCCACGCCGATGCGACGGCGGACCTCTATGTCGCGCCGGAGAAGATTGACGAAGCGGTAGTGAAGCATCTGGGCAATGCCGTGCGCGTGCATGACCGGGCGGATTTCGCGCTGGCGCTGGCGGGCTTTGCGGGCAAGACGGTCGCGGCCGACCCGGAGCGGGCCGTGGCGGCGATCTTCGAGGCGCTGGACGCGGGCGGCGCGCATGTGCTGGCGCTGCGCGATCCGGCGGTGCTGCCCAAGGCGGTGAAGAATCCCGTCGAGATTGCCGGGCACAGGGCGGCGCAGGCGCGCGACGGGGCGGCGCTGAGCCGCTTCCTCCACTGGATCGCGGTCGAAGCGCCCAAGGGCGGGGTCGATGAACTGGGCGCCGCGGCGAAGCTGGAGGCATTCCGCAAGGAGACCGGGCTGCTGGAGGATCTGTCCTTCGACACCATCTCCGGCGCGGGGCCGAACGGAGCCGTGGTGCATTACCGGGTCGAGGAAAAGACGAATCGGCCGATCGAAACGGGCAGCTTCTATCTGGTCGATTCGGGCGGGCAATATCGCGACGGCACAACCGACGTGACGCGGACCATCGCCATCGGCACGCCTTCGGAAGAGATGAAGCGGCGCTTCACGCTGGTGCTGAAGGGCCATATCGCGCTCGGCCGGGCGCAGTTTCCGAAGGGGACGCGCGGCGGGCAGCTCGATGTGCTGGCACGGCAGTTCCTCTGGGCCGAGGGGCTGGATTATGCCCATGGCACCGGCCATGGCGTCGGCAGCTTCCTGTCGGTGCATGAGGGGCCGCAGCGGATCGCGACCTTCGGCGGCGGGGATGAACCGTTGCAGGCGGGCATGATCCTCTCCAACGAGCCGGGTTATTACAAAACCGGCGAATATGGGATTCGGATCGAGAATCTGGTGCTGGTCGAACCGCGCAACATGGCCGGGGCCGAGCGGGAGATGCTGGGCTTCGAAACGCTGACCTTCGCGCCGATCGACCGGAACGCGATTGCGGTGGAACTGCTGACTGGCGAGGAACGCGGCTGGCTGGACGCCTATCACGCCAGGGTGGTCGAGATTGTCGGGCCGCAGCTTGAGGGCACGACGCTCGACTGGCTGAAGGCGGCCTGCGCTCCTCTGTAA
- a CDS encoding S1/P1 nuclease, with amino-acid sequence MRFSLFLALPLLAATPAQAWGPIGHRITGAIADRNLSGAARAQVRLLLGAEDLAEAATWPDDMKSDPADFWRKTASPWHYVTVKEGDRYSPSDAPKEGDAVTALKRFTATLRDPKAPVEDRRLALRFIVHILGDLHQPLHAGGGNDRGGNDVKVTFFGQATNLHSVWDSGLIEQRALSYSEYADWLSRSITPGQIVDWSASGPASWVRESIALRKTIYPADPNLSWDYAYQHRAELDDRLRRGGVRIAAYLNAIFDSAAPTSDMP; translated from the coding sequence ATGCGTTTTTCCCTTTTCCTTGCCCTTCCGCTCCTTGCCGCCACGCCCGCTCAGGCCTGGGGGCCGATCGGTCATCGCATCACCGGCGCCATAGCCGACCGGAATCTGAGCGGCGCGGCGCGCGCGCAGGTACGCCTGCTGCTCGGCGCTGAAGATCTGGCGGAGGCGGCGACCTGGCCCGACGACATGAAGTCCGACCCCGCCGACTTCTGGCGCAAGACCGCCAGCCCCTGGCACTATGTCACGGTGAAGGAGGGGGATCGGTACAGCCCCTCGGACGCGCCGAAGGAGGGCGATGCCGTCACCGCGCTCAAGCGCTTCACCGCCACGCTGCGCGACCCCAAGGCGCCGGTGGAGGATCGCCGTCTGGCGTTGCGCTTCATCGTCCACATACTGGGCGACCTGCACCAGCCGCTGCATGCGGGCGGCGGCAACGACCGTGGCGGCAACGATGTCAAAGTGACCTTCTTCGGTCAGGCGACCAACCTGCATTCTGTCTGGGATTCGGGCCTGATCGAACAGCGGGCGCTCTCCTATTCCGAATATGCCGACTGGCTGTCGCGTTCGATCACGCCCGGCCAGATCGTCGACTGGAGCGCCAGCGGACCGGCGAGTTGGGTTCGCGAAAGCATTGCCCTGCGCAAGACGATTTATCCGGCCGATCCCAACCTGTCCTGGGACTATGCCTATCAGCATCGCGCTGAACTGGACGACCGGCTGCGACGCGGCGGCGTGCGCATCGCGGCCTATCTGAACGCCATTTTCGATTCGGCCGCGCCCACCAGCGACATGCCATAA